The following coding sequences lie in one Alicyclobacillus curvatus genomic window:
- a CDS encoding YlbF family regulator, which yields MNQSELWAETDELAELIIQSPEIVAFHEAEKQLKAHPRASQMMAELRELQGQVGDFQARKVPPKHYIHLLKNSESLLEELEKIPEVVAFQRAQQNVNDLLKSVTNRLAQAVLSGVADDDEDNRV from the coding sequence GTGAATCAAAGTGAACTTTGGGCTGAGACTGATGAGTTGGCAGAACTTATCATTCAGTCGCCAGAAATTGTTGCATTTCATGAAGCAGAAAAACAACTGAAGGCCCATCCGAGGGCGAGCCAGATGATGGCAGAACTTCGTGAACTACAGGGTCAAGTTGGGGACTTTCAGGCACGCAAGGTGCCGCCCAAGCACTACATCCATCTACTCAAGAATTCTGAATCACTGCTTGAAGAGTTGGAAAAGATACCAGAAGTAGTCGCTTTCCAGCGCGCGCAACAGAACGTCAATGATTTATTAAAGTCGGTGACAAACCGTCTGGCCCAAGCTGTGTTGTCAGGTGTGGCAGACGATGACGAGGACAATCGAGTCTGA
- a CDS encoding DUF1292 domain-containing protein, giving the protein MADQEHDHDHHHHDDEFDEEVILLEDEDGQEHRFVLGDVITVEEQDYAILLPIDEELEEGVIFRIDGEDGDQMVLADIDTDEEWQKVVDAYNAYMDELEEEDEED; this is encoded by the coding sequence ATGGCGGATCAGGAACACGACCACGACCATCATCATCACGACGACGAGTTTGACGAAGAGGTCATACTGCTAGAAGACGAAGACGGTCAGGAACACCGCTTTGTACTCGGCGACGTCATCACTGTGGAAGAACAGGATTACGCGATTTTGCTGCCGATTGACGAAGAACTTGAAGAAGGCGTTATCTTCAGAATCGATGGCGAAGACGGCGACCAGATGGTTCTTGCAGACATTGATACCGATGAAGAATGGCAGAAAGTCGTAGACGCTTACAACGCGTATATGGATGAATTGGAAGAAGAAGACGAGGAGGACTAA
- a CDS encoding DedA family protein, translating to MNLDVHFWLAHYGYIGVFFILMSEVIGIPFPAETTLTLTGIAWSAGQLSLVPLVVMAALGNIVGSTIAYFVGKYLGRLVILRVGKYVGITEKRLDKAEMQFRKYQSGIIFVGKFIAGIRVLIPYLAGINETPFIRFTLYNAIAAVIWVVTFVLLGSYIGVLWKQYHGLVLHYMVPSIIILVVLVGLYVWWKVRSHRRKKLEDRAEGSDNHSQSM from the coding sequence ATGAATCTAGATGTGCACTTCTGGCTTGCGCACTACGGGTATATCGGGGTGTTCTTTATCCTCATGAGTGAGGTTATCGGCATTCCATTCCCGGCGGAAACCACCTTGACCTTAACTGGGATAGCTTGGAGTGCGGGTCAATTGTCGTTAGTACCACTGGTGGTCATGGCGGCGCTTGGCAATATTGTTGGTTCAACAATCGCCTATTTCGTCGGCAAGTATCTTGGACGGTTGGTGATTTTACGGGTCGGAAAGTACGTCGGTATCACTGAAAAACGCCTCGACAAAGCGGAGATGCAGTTTCGTAAGTACCAGTCGGGGATCATCTTTGTCGGCAAGTTTATTGCAGGTATTCGTGTGTTGATACCCTATTTGGCTGGAATCAACGAGACACCCTTTATTAGATTCACCTTGTACAACGCCATCGCAGCGGTAATTTGGGTTGTGACGTTTGTGTTACTGGGGAGTTATATTGGGGTGTTGTGGAAACAGTATCACGGGCTGGTTCTCCATTACATGGTGCCATCCATCATAATTCTAGTCGTCTTAGTAGGGTTGTACGTCTGGTGGAAGGTGCGTTCACACCGACGGAAAAAACTAGAGGATAGAGCCGAAGGCTCCGACAACCACAGCCAGTCGATGTAA